Genomic DNA from Zonotrichia albicollis isolate bZonAlb1 chromosome 12, bZonAlb1.hap1, whole genome shotgun sequence:
TGCTTCAGTGTAAAAAGGGGACAGGTAAGGCAGCCCCAGGTCCTTGCTCACATTACACAGGTGTAAGAACCCCCCCATCCCTGTGCACATGCTCATGTCAGATGTAttgcccagcactgcctgcatgAGCTCGTGCTCATTCAAGAAAGCAGCCAAGACCAAGGGAGCAGCCCAGGGGCATGGCCAAGGGCTTGTGACCAAACCACATGCAAGAGAGTCCTACCATCATAGTCAATCCTGCCATCGTTGTTTTTATCCCCATCTTTCATCAGTTCCTCTATGTCATCCTCAGTGATGGTCTCTCCTGTTGCCTGCAGCATGATCTTCAGCTCCTCGAGGTCGATGTAGCCATCAGCATTTCTGTGCCAGGACAGAAGAGCTCAGGACcagacagagctgctggggaggggccCAGGCTGGCTGCACCCTCCCACCACCCCACCCCGCTGTGCTCATGGCTCTTACTTATCAAACATCCTGAAGAGGTCTGAGAGCTCCTCCTCGGTTTTGCCTTTGCTGTCATCTTTCATACACCGCACCATCATCACCAGGAACTCATCGAAGTCCACAGTGCCGCTGCCTGAGGGGAGAATGGACTGTCTGGGGCCAGCTGGCCAGCACTGGGACCCTGACTGAGCTCCACACTTCATGAGCAGCTCCACCAGACTGACCCACCCaccttccctgcacagccacatGAATTCAGAGCCCCAAAACCTTAAGTCATGGTGTTAAACCTGTTATTGTTTAAGTTAAAAATCAAGACTGCCATCAGACAGTGTCTCTACAAGTCAGACTGGAAGAATATACAAGATCTGATGCCTCAGTCTCTTCTCATACTGGGCTTGAGAAATGCAGGAGCCATCAGCTGGAGCTACAGGGGGTGGATGGGCAATGCCAATGAGGGATCACCCTTCCCTTCAGCAACCAAGGGCCAAAACtcaggagagcagccctgcagcaagAGTCAGCTCTCAAGATGCTGGAAAAAGTGACTTAGGCCTTTCTCTGACCTTGTAAGTGAATTTTTACCTTTCACAGTCATTTTGCCTTGGCAAAAGTCCTTCTGGCAGCACCAAAGGGTGGAAGTTCCTGCTATGGAGATACCTGTCCATCTCTTTTAGGCATTAATATTGAAAGCTCCAGAAGGTATTCATGCAGTGTGCTTTTGCACTTGCACTACAGTAGTGTTGTTTTCAATTACTCAGATGCTTTCCTTTGTTGCCTGATTTTTaactgcttttttattttccagttgCTTAGTGTGGTATTTCTGCCCAAATGCCCACAGTGCGTTTTATATGTGATCATCAGTACACTGATTGAATCAGTATTGACAGTTATGTGGGGGTGTGTACACTTGAGCAGTGAGAGACTTTCCTGATCAAATCCTCTAAGTGGCATTTCTGAAATGGCTGTTCCTACATTCAGCCTatatttggttttttaaaaggaTCTGTACAATTTCACAGTGCCCCCCAAAATCAGTTCAAGCAGTCTTGATCGCTGTAGGAATAAAAATATCTATAGTTCCTCTTTGCCTGGAAATTCCATAAAGGAGCCATGCTGAGGTCTGGTGGGTGTTTAGTGTCCTTTGAATTCACAGCAGGCTGCACCCCACAGCTGTGACtgtccccagcacagatcctgccagcactgcacagatggccccacaccCCCAGATGTGGGGATGGTTCCTGGGAGAGTGGAAGAAACCCAAACTTCTCACCATCTTCATCCACCTCATCTAtcatctcctgcagctcctcaggggtgGGGTTCTGCCCCAGCATCCTCAtcaccttccccagctccttgGTGCTGATGCAGCCATCCTCCGCCCCCAGCACGAAGATGTCAAAGGCAGCCTTGAACTCTGGAGAGAGAGGGGACAGGAGAGGTGAGGGggtcctgccctgcagctggagcctgcaggCAGGGGCTCATCCCAGGCACAGCCCTCCCTGActgtgcacccagcactgcccagccatGGCCTTGTGGGACACCAAAACTGCCTTGCAGCAATGCTGGTGGATCAAAATCCCTGGGCCATGCCCTGCCTTGGCCAGTCTGGCCAAAGCATTTTCCAGAGTGTTCTTGGGAGGCAGGCAGGGTTGATGCCTGGGAGCTCCACTTCAGACTGTGGTGTCAGGTTGAAGGTGCACCTACCATTTTTTTGCTCTTCTGTCAGCTGCTCAACCTGTAAGGAAAACACAGACACCAAGTCAATTTAATTTTGTCAGCATCACTAATTGCTGAAAGGACATGTTGTTTGTTCAACAGCCTTTGCCAGGGTCAACCAAACCTCACAAGAGGCAACCTCATGGATCAGGGAATGTACAGCCAGAGGGGTTTGACACAGCAAGATTTTGGAGTCTAAGACATTCtcccctttaaaaaaattattcacatCTCCTTTGAAGAAAACATAACTTCTCTAGAGTTGTACATGCTAATACATGGCAGAAATAGCTTTTGTACAAGCAGGGAAAGCCCACTGGGAaaagaatatgcctctgccaACCATTTGGGGATAATTCTTGTTGTGGCAGCTttcactgcaggagggctgctctgctgagggCTGCTCACATGTGGGCCAATGCCAGATCAGAATTGAGATGTGCTCTGGGGAGTTCCCTGGGGAGGGAGAGGTACACAAGACTATCCCTGGCAGTTGATTTTCAGGCCTAGATTCAGGGAACTGCTGCCCTGTCCAGAGCTTAACTGCTCTGCTTCCATCTCAGCCAGGGTTCTTACAAAGGTGTCTGGCTCTGAAGGGAGCTGCTATTCCCTTTATTCTGTTTTGGGAATCTCTGAGGAATGGCCTGTGGTGCCAACAGGCATTAGCTGGCATGGGCTGGCAGACTGTTCCCAAACTCTGCCCTAACTGAATCCCCACAAACCATCAGTGGGAGCTTACTAGATAGGAagaattaatgaaaataatCAATAAGCAGAGCAAGGGGGAATCAATCAGCTCTGTGCCATACCTGTTTAAGTGCCTTTCTCTCTTTGGCTTCATTCCAGGTCCTGCCTAGCTGAACTTGCTGCCCTCACCACCATATCCAACTGCCCCTTTGGAAGCATCCATGAGAACATCAACTTTTCCTTCCTATGCTGGTCAACAGCCTCTCTATATCCAGCCAGGTAGAACCCCATGGCTGCCCTGTCTGACCCCACTAAAATCTCCTTGCTGCCACCCCATGCCAGTGGCCCCagcacccatccctgccaggtTTTGTTTGGGGCAGGACCCCATAACCCAGGTTGAGTCTTTGAGTGAAAGCTGATTCTTTTGTCCCAAAGGGCAATGGTTTTGTAAGAGCCAGCTGCTGGTTCTTCCTGCTTGCAGCAAGAGGCAGAGAAAGCACTTTTCCTTAGCAGGACAGAGCCTGTGGGGGCGGGCAGAGCATTTTATCCCACTCCCCATGCTCCAGGAGGTGAGGACTTGGCAGAAAGCACTAAGGATGGTggcaggatttttctcctctaCTGGAGGAAAGCCAAACCCAGTGTGTTTCTGGTGCTGctgaaggcaggcaggcagctgcTGGCCCTCTGTAGACAGTTTTTGGGAAGAGCAAGGGCAGCCACCACCAGGATGGCCGCAGCCAGTCCTGCTCTGTAACACGACACCCCTGGTGCAGTCGCTATTTATAAGCCTGGGGGAGAGAGGTGCTGGAGATAAAGATGAGCTCCCTGATTGTTCCCAGGCTTTGGTATTTATCCTTGCAGCCCTTTATCTGGACACTTGTCCCTGGCACTGTTCTAGGCACCGCTTAACAGAGcctaaaaatattcccaaaatagTTTTGTGTTTGCACACCCTTATCTAGGCATGAGTGAGTAAGATGAAAATCCATTGGGTTCTCTGGCTGTATGTAGAGGATTTGGCATAAATGTAATATTAATAGATGCTATCAACATGCAGAAAATATACAACTATTCTGTTTTGAAGCCTCCTTGAGTACTGAAGTGATAGATGTGGTGTATATAAATTAAATGCATTGTTGCTATAGAGTGGCATTTTTGTCACAGAAATGTCTCTTGAGCTGTTCATAGTTTGCTCTGGATATGGGTGCTGTTGCTGCCTTATTCATCTTTTATCTCCACATCATTCCAGGAACAGGTTTTTCTGCCTGCAGTGTGGGAAGGCAAGCTCTAagctcacagcactgctgtgatAATGCCAGATCTGCTGTATTTTGCTTTTATCagctcctctctccatcccatGGTTCCGTTTGAAGTCAGACAGATGAAGCTGAGGCTCTTAATTTTTTCCACAGCTAAATGTTTTCAGTCTAAATTTTGGGAATTAGATACACAAACAAGCTGTCTATCTCAGCTGAGCCTGTCTTGGACTTGTTTTGCCTCTGTAAAGCTGTTGGGAGTAAATGCCCAGGACTCAAACCCTGCATTTACCTAATTAATGGCTATGTGGTCCCTATACAATGAGGAAAGAGCCTGTGCCTTGAGTCACAGAGAgcttatttaattaaaaactttAATTAGAAAGGCTTGGATTTCCTTTGATTTTACAGGttccatttttctccattttgaaGGTGTTGGTTGGGGGACTCAGCCTTTCCTGAACCTTTTCACACTATCAGGATCACTACAGGGGTTCCATTTCCGGGGTTCAAGGTTGACCAAAGGACAGGAGATGTGTGAGCATTGGGGGTTTTTCCTTCAGTTACCTACCAAGGACTATATTTCTTCCCTCTAAAAACCTTGGCATAACAATAAGACTGGTATGATGCATTTTTTGTGCTCTTGCTTAAAATCAAACTTGATCAGCTGTATATTTAAAGGGGGAAAAGCACCAAAAACCTTACTATAAATCCAGTTATGGATGCAATAGCAATCCACACAATCCAGAATCTATTTTCATCCTTATTCCACTTGCACATCTCTGTCTGTCTGCATTACAGATCAATGCAGAGTTCTTATTACAGACCAAATAGTTTGGGTTTACACAATGAGCGCAGCCTGCAGCTGTGGAAGTTAAAATAGCCAAAGGACGCTCCACGTTCCCCAGGGCATAGCTCACATTCTGGattctgcacagagcaggagcagcaaaggAGAGCAGGAGGTTTGGAAAGAACTGAGGAAAAAACCAAGGGTTTTTTACAATCACCCTGAAAAATATTCAGCTAAGGAGTGGGGGAACATAGCAATGGCAGAGTTGTAAAGCACCAGAAAGAAAAGGGTGAGTTTGAACCCATACAAATAATGTTTCTTTCCTGGGAAATCCTCCTCTGCTTTGTCTGGGCTAAAACCAAGAGTCATCTCTTATGCCGTGCAGGTTTTATTGAGATTTATAACTTCACCTAGGAGCCATCTCCCTGCTTTACAGCGGGGAACCAGGGGGTCATTGTAAGTAATTTAACAGCAGGTTGACAGTTTCACACTTGTAAGAGGAGTGTGAAACTTCCAGAGCCATGAGAGGGAAGGTCAGTGCCCTGGATGAGGATGTTGACTAAAAGTTGCTGCCCTATAATTATTTCTCATTTCCATTTCTCCACTGAATTATTGCCATTGCAGCTTTGGGGAACCTATAACAAAAATCTTTAGATGCATTTCAGACCCAACAAAAATCCTTCAATCCATTTCagaccccctccccagcccagcgtCCCAGGGGGAGCACTCACCGCTGCCTTGTAGATGTCATccatggctgggcaggggcagggtcTGTCGCTGTCACTgtgccggcgctgccgggggcAGGGCTGATataggggctggggcagggctgatatagggggctggggccggccccggCAGCCCCGCACGCCCGGCCCCCCAGGAATGCCCGGCCCGCGTGCCTGGGGACGGGGACACGGCCAGCCCGGTGCTGGCACGTccggggacagccccagccccggccccagcccccTCGGCGGCAGCTGGAGCTCTCCTCGTGACTGTGTTGTGGGATCAAGGCACCACTTTTCAGCAAGACCCACCGAAAGTGCTGATAAATTGAGGCTCttggctgtcctggctggagCCATGCCATGGTGTCACCTCCACCTCCAGCGTGTTCCCCCTGGGAGCTGCCTTAGAAAGATTATACTGTGCCAAATAGGATTGGGTATTGCAGGAAAGGTACATGtcccaaaatatccctgtcTAGTAGAAAATGTCCCCCGGGGCGGTGGGAACAGGGGGTGTCAGGGCCCCTGGTcccctctgtgtgtccccaaatccatggggacctgcagctggggctctgggggagCAGGGGATGGATGTGTGAGAGCAGACCAGGAGCATGGGGGGAATGTGCAGCCCCATTGCCATGGAGACACACACGGAGCTTTGCCCCAGTCTTCTGTTTTCAGCTAGGGCTGCAAAATGTGGGGACCAGCCACCAAAAGGGGGGTATCAACTCTGTTTGATTCCAGGGATAATGAAATCAGTCAGTTTGGGAAATCATGACTCACTTCACCCAGCCAGCTCGCTGACCCGTCCCCACTGCAAATAGCTCAAATCCACACTCCTGGATTGACTGTGGATTTACCACAGATTTACACTGCCACGGTGCAGAGCAAAACACACCAAAGACCTCCGAGGGATGAGCAGTTTTCTCAGTGCTGTGAGAAGTGTTTTAATCCACAGGAACCAAAGATAAACCTCTCTTTTTAAATGATTCAGGACTCCCTCTTGTGTCCAGAGGGGTTACAGATGGCTCTGGCACCACAGGGTGGCAAAGTCTCACCTCCAGCTGGCTCATGTCAGAGTTAGTTTGCAAAACTAAAAATACAATTAATACAActgttatttttctacttttctaCAAATCCACCTTTAAGAGGAATCGTGCTGCATAAACCTGCAGTCCCCATGGAATGCCCAAGCCAAAGCAGCATTAACCAGGTGGTGTCAGCACAAAGAGGAGATGCAGGTGAGCACAAAGCCATCCCCACATCACATCCCCCCAGGTTCTGAGTCCTGAAGGATTAACTCACTGCAGAGGCTGATAGGAACTGTGGTCCTGTGGGCCCCCAGGcttcagcccagccctgcctctgctcaaCATAGGGGTAGCAGAtggaataaaaaggaaaattgttACATTTAAGGAATTGGTTTTTTAAAGAAGTTAGTCTTCCTAATTtgaatgtatttatattttggtTGCCTTTATCACAGGAAAGTCAGAAAAATCAGAAGAGGGAAGCAGTTATTTTGCTAAAGGGCATTGGAGCCTGCTCTTAGGTGagggcacaggctgggatgggagaCCTGCTGTTCCCCAGAACCAAACCACCacccaaatcctcctgggccACCCCAGAGAGACCTTCCCAAGGAAATGCTGCCCCGAGGCAAaccccagcccctggctgctTCTCTGGCCTTGGGATTCACTGCAGAGACAGTGGGGTGGCAGGTGCCAGCTCCGGGCACTACCAGGACAGGGGCTGAGGAATCCTGCCTggccctgtccctccatcctggAAAGGGATGGCTCTGAGTCACCCTGAAAACAGCCCCTGGGATGCGTCAGAATGTATTTAGGGTCAATGTAGCACAGGAGGGGTGGCTCAACATTGCCTTTAAAAGGTctgctggagagagctggggtGAAATTCAGGCTGGGATGTGGAGGAAGGGTCTCTGTGTGCTTAGGGAGGGGAGATCTGGACCACTGCCACCCTACACTGGCATGGGAAAGCTGCACATCTGAGACttacagagcagagctgagctagAGGAGAGGATGAAATCCCatctggcagcaggaggaggtgaTGTTCCTGCCGGGGAAGGAGGCACAGGCGAGTGGCACAATGCCAGCCCCTGcctccctgctggctgcctgGAGACAGGGCTTCCAGCATCTCCTGGCTCTCCCAGGCTGTTTGCTTACAAAAGAACTGGGAATTGGGGTTTTGCAGGGAAACCCAGAGCCTCTGccatgcacagcacagggaggggccGCTGCAGGTATGGGGTGTTCTGAGGGAAccaccctgtcctgctgcttccatgggagccccatggcagagggagggTGCCTATCTATAGCCTGGGAAGGGCTGCCAGCACAGTGCCTTTAATCTGCCACGGCTGTCACAGGTCAGTCACAGCCTGTTAGCTCCAGCTGCATCCTCACATGCTGTCCCACTTGTCAGTCCCTCCAAGCTGCCAAGACAACTGGGAAGCTTTACTGAGCTTTTCTCCTCCAAAACTTCATTTTAGGTTCTCACTTCCAAGCAGCTGTAACCCACTGCAGAACTAGCAGAGGCATTCTTGAGGTCAAATATAAGAAATAAAAGGCATAAGCCTAACTAAATTGCAATTTTATTTAAGATTAGGGGTGTTTGCAGGGCTCCTTTGGCTGTGTTTGTCATGGCTCCAAACTGCTGCAAAATGCTCCAGCATCCCCCTTCCCTGCCTTGGGCACCTGGCCCTGAGAGACAGTCCAACCCAGCAACAGCAAAATTCTTTAATTTACTGCTTCCTAAAGCCTACTCAGAATATTTTAGCCGAAGGAGCCCCCatttcccccttccccaggcACATTGCTCTCTCCTCTGTGGGTCAGGACGGGGCTGTCACACCCTGAGCCACCGCTGTGCCTGCGGGCAGGAGCTGCTTCAGGAGGCGGAGACGGGCCCTGATCAAACCCGACAGCCGCGACAGGGCtgcaaatttttatttaattaaggAGACAGGACATTCTGAGGAAGCTTAATTAAAGTTGCTCTGCAAACCCACTTATTATCTCATGAAGAGGCTGAACCAGCAGCAGTTCCTGATGCTGGGGCAGCATTAGAAAATCCCTGTTGGGCTGCTTGTACTCTCTGTGTTTTGTCCTTGTACACATCATCCTTTGGCTACATCTTGAccaaggaaaaacatttttcagtgAAACCCCTCCCCCAAAATGGGTTTTTccagttctgtttgcagaggTGTGGTTGTTTATCTGCCACTGCAGTCCTGGTGGTATCTGAGACACcggcactgcccctgcagccccacacaTCCAGCCAGGGCATTTGCACTCCTGTTGTAATTCATACTGAGCTAATTGCATCCTCTCTTAGGTAGCATAAGGTAGGGCAGACAGATGCTGCTTTCATTTTGCTGGAAGGTATTTTTTAACAAAATCTCCTTGATTTGACAGTCCAAAACCTAATCCTTCTGTGTGTAATGTAGCACAGAGTTTATTTCAAAGCCTTGATGGATGCTTGATGCATCCTTCTGCCAAAACATAATATTTCTAGATAACCTCTCAATTTTAATACAATCAGATACTTCTAAAGAAACTCATTATATCCTCTCTCCTgcaattttctgttcctggggTGCACACTGAGCCTGTCAGAAAGGTTGCCATAGCATGACTTTCCCTCAGGGCAACTCAGGTTCAGCTCAGGGGAGAAGGCTGAGGAGAGTTT
This window encodes:
- the TNNC1 gene encoding troponin C, slow skeletal and cardiac muscles, which gives rise to MDDIYKAAVEQLTEEQKNEFKAAFDIFVLGAEDGCISTKELGKVMRMLGQNPTPEELQEMIDEVDEDGSGTVDFDEFLVMMVRCMKDDSKGKTEEELSDLFRMFDKNADGYIDLEELKIMLQATGETITEDDIEELMKDGDKNNDGRIDYDEFLEFMKGVE